A window of Gudongella oleilytica genomic DNA:
CGACAGTGATTATCCTGAGGCTTTGAAATCAATCGACGACAGACCTATGGTACTCTATGTAAGAGGAAGTTTAAAGAAGGAAGATGCCGTTGCAATTGGTATCGTCGGCTCGAGAAAGGCGACATCCTATGGCAAATGGGCATGTGAAAAAATTTCAGGGGATCTGGCAGGTATCGGAGCGACAATAGTTAGTGGCATGGCTTCAGGAATAGACACTTATGCCCATAGGGCAGCTTTAGATGCTGGAGGCAGGACCATAGCTGTATTAGGTTGTGGAGTAGACGTGGTATATCCTCAGAAAAATAAGTATCTATATGAAGAAATCTCATCAAGCGGTGCTGTTATCAGTGAATTTCCACTGGGGACTCAGCCACTTCCTTATCATTTTCCCATGAGGAACAGGATCATCTCTGGGTTGAGCCTTGGGATAGCAGTAATCGAGGCACAGGAGAAATCAGGTTCGCTTATAACCGCCAGTTATGCAGCAAGCCAAGGGAAGGAAGTCTTTGCTGTACCAGGTAATATAAACAGCCTTTACAGCTGCGGTACTAATCTTCTTATAAAAGATGGTGCGAAACCTATTCTCACTACTGAGGATATAATCGAGGAGATACCAGCGTTAAGAAGTAATTCCAGAAAAACGTTTGCTAAAGAGCATGAAAAAATACCATTGAGTGAAACAGAGAAAAAAATACTTAAGATATTGCAGGAAGGCCCACTACACTGTGATATCATAGCACTAAGAACTGGCTTGGATATCTCCACCGTCCTCGGTACACTTATGATATTGGAAATGAAGGAAACTATAAAGGAACTGAGCAGCAGGACTTTTACACTCCGATAGTCTGCTCACTTGGAGGTGCATAAAATGGCGAAAAATTTGGTGATAGTGGAATCTCCTGCCAAAGCAAAAACCATCAGCAAGATTTTAGGTAGAGGATATAAGGTGGTTGCTTCTGTCGGGCACATTAGGGATCTGCCAAAAAGCAGACTGGGTGTGGATATAGATAACAACTTTGAACCCGACTATATAAATATTAGAGGTAAAGGATCTTTAATAAAGGATCTTAAGAAAGAAGCAAAAGCTTCTGAGAATGTATACCTTGCAACTGACCCTGACCGTGAAGGTGAAGCTATCTCATGGCATTTAGCACACATATTGGGCTTGGATCATGATGCACCCATTCGAGTTGAATTTAACGAAATTACAAAGGAAAGAATAAAGCAGGCAATAAAATCTCCAAGAGTTCTTGATAAAAATCTAATAGATGCACAGCAGGCCAGAAGGATACTCGATAGGCTGGTCGGCTATAAAATCAGTCCTCTATTGTGGAAAAAAATTAAGAAAGGTTTGAGTGCAGGAAGAGTACAATCAGTATCAGTAAAGTTGATTTGTGACCGAGAATCTGAAATTGGAGAGTTTATTCCTAAGGAGTACTGGACAATAAATGCAAATCTCAAGAAGGACGATCAAGAGTTTGATGCAGCATTTTATGGAATAATGAAGGAAGGAAAAGACAAAAAACTTGAAATTCAATCTGAAGAAGAAGCTAATAAAATTGTTGACGCCCTGAGCAAGGGAACATTCATTGTAGCTTCTGTCAAAAAGAGTGAAAGGAAGCGAAGCCCTTATCCTCCGTACACTACAAGTACACTGCAGCAGGATGCTTCCAAAAAACTTGGTTTCACGGCCAAAAAGACTATGATGATCGCTCAGCAGCTATACGAGGGAATCGATCTGAAGACAGAAGGCGTCACTGGGCTTATAACTTATATGAGGACCGATTCGACCAGAGTTTCTAGTGAGGCAATGATCGCTGCCAAAGATTATGTATCGAATACTTTTGGAAAAGAATATTCCAATGGTGGAAAGAGCTATTCAAACAAATCCAGAAAAGAGACACAGGATGCCCACGAGGGCATTAGACCTTCATACCCAGGCTTGGCTCCAGACGAAATTGAGAATAATCTTACTAAAGAGCAGCTGAAACTATATAGACTCATATGGAACAGATTTATTGGCTCTCAGATGAGGGAAGCAATCTATGATTCAGTTAGTGTATCTATACAAAATGGAGACTATGTTCTAAAATCTAATGGATCAAAGCTTTTGTTTCCAGGATTTCTGAAGGTATACTCAACTGTTGACGAGGAAATAAAGGATATGAGGCTTCCTGAGCTTGTTGAGAATGACCTTCTTTCCTTGATAAAGCTTGATAAAAAGCAAAACTTCACTCAACCTCCATCAAGATATACTGAAGCTACATTAATCAAGACTATGGAAGAACTTGGAATAGGCAGGCCAAGCACCTATGCACCCACAATTGCTACTATACTCTCAAGAGGTTACGTAAGTTTAGAAAAGAAATATTTCTATCCTACTGAACTGGGGACCCTTGTAAATGATCTTCTGACGGAGTATTTTTCGCATGTTATGGATAAGGAGTTTACCGCCGGTTTGGAAGAACACCTCGATGAAATAGCTTCAGGTGAAGTAGAGTGGAAAAAGGTCGTCAGTGAATTTTATTCAGAGTTCAGCAAGGAACTGTCCGTTGCAGAGAGGGAAATTGATAAAATTGAAATCAAGGATGAAGTAAGCGATGTCATCTGTGAAAAGTGCGGCAGGAATATGGTGATCAAAAACGGAAGATTTGGGAAGTTTCTTGCCTGCCCAGGATATCCTGATTGCAGAAATACACTACCCATAGTTGAAAAAATCAATGTAAAATGTCCTGTATGCGGTGGCGAGATAGTTAAGAAAAGATCAAAAAAAGGTAGAGTATTTTATGGTTGTGACAAATACCCTGCCTGTGATTTTGTATCATGGGATGAACCAGTTGATGAAAAATGTCCGCAATGCGAGGGACCTATGGTCATTAAGAGATTTAAAAATAAAGCTGTAATTAGATGCTTAAATAAAGAATGCGGTTATAGTAGAAATATTTAAAAAAATCAAAAAATGGCTGTACATTTCTCTTTGGATATAGTATGTTATAAATAAATGGTGAATATTCAGAATTGTTTATGTCATACATTAATAATAATATGGAGGGATGTTATGGAGAGTTTATTAAAGAAAACCAGACGCTTGAACAAGACGCTGCAAAGCTATGGCTCACAGCCAGTATCTTTTATTGATCTCAGTAAGATATTATCAGATATTTTGGAGGCTAACGTCTATATTGCAAGCAAGAAGGGAAGAGTCCTCGGATATGCGTTATCAGCGGGATTTGACTGTGATATAATCAATTCCGAAGTTGTCAAAGAACGTAGGTTCCCTAAGAAATATAATGATGAATTGTTGAAAGTTACAGAAACCAGCGAGAATATCAAAGAAGTAACCGACTGTGTGTTTGACCAGGTTTCAGAATGCAATTATCCTGACAAAATCTCTACTATAGTGCCCATTAACAGCGGTGGCTCAAGACTCGGCACACTTGTGGTAGCAAGATTCGGTAAGGAATTTGATGTTGAAGATCTTATTCTTTGCGAATACAGTGCAACTGTTGTAGGTATGGAGATCCTCAGGGCTACAACAGAGGAAATTGAGGAAGATGCAAGGAAGAAATCAGTTGTGCAGATGGCTATTGGTACTTTGTCATACTCGGAAAAAGAAGCTATGGAGCACATATTCAATGAACTCGATGGTATGGAGGGTCTTCTGGTAGCAAGCAAGATCGCTGACAGAGTAGGTATAACACGATCTGTCATAGTAAATGCGTTGAGAAAATTTGAAAGTGCCGGTGTAATCGAGTCAAGATCGCTTGGCATGAAGGGGACACACATTAAAATACTTAATGAAAAGCTTATTGACGAACTCAAAAAAAAATGACAATAAACAAACTCCGGGTATTCGGTGAATCTTCTTCCCTCCGGAGTTTCTGTTTTTGATAAACACAGAAGAATTAAGTTGTAATCCAAGTGGAGCTGTGCTATAATCTTTGATGGTGATTACACACACTTGATCGATGTCTAAGGGGTTGCTCTACGGAGTCCACTGACAAATGAGACAAGTGGAGGAAAAAACATGGAGGTGAAAGTATGTCAGTCGTATCAATGAAAAGTTTATTGGAAGCGGGCGTACATTTCGGGCACCAAACAAGAAGATGGAATCCGAAAATGGCGCAGTATATCTTCACTGAAAGAAATGGGATATACATTATTGACCTGCAAAAGACAGTCAAAAAGGTAGACGAAGCCTACAACATTATAAAAGAAATCGTTGAGAATGGTGGCGAGGTACTTTTTGTAGGAACTAAGAAGCAGGCACAGGAGGCTATCGAAAACGAAGCCAGAAGATGCGGAATGCACTACATCAATCAAAGATGGTTAGGTGGAATGCTTACAAACTACAAGACAATAAGAAAGAGAATCGACAGACTTCATGAGCTTGAGAAAATGGAAGAGGATGGAACATTTGATGTCCTTTCTAAGAAAGAAGTTATCAAGCTGAGACATGAAGCCGAAAGACTCGAGAAGTTCCTTGGTGGAATAAAGACTATGGAAAAAATTCCCAGTGCTTTGTTTGTTGTAGACCCAAGAAAAGAAAAAATAGCAGTTAAGGAAGCTCACATACTGGGAATCCCTGTAATTGGTATAGTAGATACAAACTGTGACCCGGACGAGATCGATTATGTGATCCCTGGCAACGATGACGCTATTCGTGCTGTCAAGCTCTTGACAGAGACAATGGCTAATGCAGTTATCGAGGCTAAGCAAGGTGAGCAAACAGAAAAAACTGAGGCTTAAGAAGGATAAGGTAAGAGTCGTAGCTTAGGCTACTTCTCTTACCATTTTAATAATACAGGAGGGATATTATGAGCATTAGCGCATCTTTGGTTAAAGAACTTAGAGAAAAAACCGGAGCTGGAATGCTGGACTGCAAGAAGGCTTTGGAGCAAACCAATGGAGATATAGATAAAGCAATAGACTATTTAAGAGAAAAAGGTCTCGCATCAGCGGCTAAAAAATCAGGAAGAATTGCTTCTGAAGGCTTAGTAGAAGCTTATATTCATGGTGGAAGGATCGGAGTTATAATTGAGGTAAACTCCGAAACTGACTTCGTTGCAAAAAATGCTGAATTCAAGGAATTCGTTAAAGATATGGCAATGCAGGTAGCAGCAACCAATCCACAGGTTGTTTCAAGAGAACAGCTTACTGAGCAGGAAATTGCTCATGAGAGAGAAATCCAGACCAATAAGGTGTTGAATGAAGGCAAACCTGCTCACGTAGCTGAAAAAATAGTAGAGGGCAGAATGGAGAAATACTTCGAGCAGGTATGTCTGCTTGATCAAGCATTTATAAAGGATCCAAGCGTCAAGGTAAAAGATCTTCTTGCTCAGAAAATATCAAAGATCGGTGAAAACCTTGTTATCAGAAGGTTTGTCAGATACGAGGTAGGAGAAGGTCTCGAGAAAAAAGAAGAAAATTTTGCAGAAGAAGTTGCAAAGCAAATCAAGGCATAGTAAATAAGGAGAACACTTGTGTTCTCCTTTTATCGAATAAAGGGGAATATTAAATCTGAGGAGTGTAAATATGGAACCCATTTACAAGAGAGTAGTGCTTAAACTTAGCGGAGAGGCAATGGCAGGTGAGAAAGGTACTGGAATCGATCAGGAAACCATAAGCAGCATTGCTGATCAAGTCAAGAAGCTTCAATCCATGGGGGTAGAGATTGCAATTGTAGTAGGCGGCGGGAATTTTTGGAGAGGCAGATCTTCAAAAGAGATGGACAGGGCCACTTCTGATTACATGGGTATGTTAGGAACCATGATGAATGCTCTTGCACTTCAGGATGCTTTGGAACATATGGGAGTTGTGACGAGAGTTCAATCTGCAATCGAGATGAGACAGGTTGCAGAACCTTATATCAGAAGAAGAGCTATCAGGCACTTGGAAAAGGGAAGAGTAGTAATTTTTGGTGCAGGAACTGGGAATCCATATTTTTCAACAGATACAACCGCAGCTTTGAGAGCTGCTGAAATTGAGGCTGAAGTAATACTCCTTGCAAAGAAAGGCGTGGATGGAGTCTATGACTCCGATCCCAAGCTTAATTTCGAAGCAAAAAGGTTTGACACTTTAAGATATATTGATATACTAAAGTTAGGGCTTGGAATAATGGATTCTACAGCCACCTCGTTGTGTATGGATAATAGAATACCATTGATCGTGTTCGGGATTGATCAACCTGACAATATTGTAAAAGTAGTAATAGGCGATAATATTGGAACACACGTAAAGGAGGAATAACTATGATATTGGAAGTGCACAAGGAATCCGAGTCAAAAATGGAAAAAACCATATCAGTCTACAAGGAGGAGCTTCAAGCAATCCGTGCAGGCAGAGCCAATCCTGCTTTACTTGACAGAATTCATGTAGACTACTACGGCCAGGTAACTCCATTAAAACAAGTGGGCAGTGTTTCAGCTCCGGAACCAAGGATGCTTGTTATACAGCCTTGGGACACAAAACTGATCCCTGCGATCGAGAAAGAAATCCTCAAGTCGGATCTAGGTTTGAACCCTTCAAATGATGGAAAGATAATAAGATTACTTATACCTCAATTGACTGAGGAAAGAAGGAAGGATCTTGCTAAGGTAGTTAAGAAAAACAGTGAAAATGCTAAAGTAGCTATTAGAAATACTAGAAGAGATGCAATCGAAAAGATCAAGAAGCTGGAAAAAAACAAGGAGATAACCGAGGACGACAGAAAGCTGGCCGAGGAGGAAATGCAAAAAATAACCGACAAGTTCATTGCTGAGATTGATGAGATCACTAAGAAAAAAGAAGAAGAACTTATGGAAATATAAAACTAACCCCTTCTCAAAAGAAGGGGTTTTACTTGATGGGGGTATCTATGATAACAGAGAAAATAAATAAATCTGATATAGATATTACAAAATTGCCAAAGCATGTAGCCATTATTATGGATGGAAACGGAAGATGGGCAAAAAAGCGAGGCCTTCCTCGTCACTTCGGGCACCAGGAAGGGATGAATAGAGTTATCGATATAGTGGAAGCTACAAAGGATATTGGCATTAAATATCTCACTCTCTATGCTTTTTCAACAGAAAATTGGAAAAGGCCTAAAGTTGAGATAGATGCCCTTATGAATCTTCTAGTCCTATTCATAAGAAGGGAGTTGCAACGCTTGGTCACTAATGGTGTTAAGTTAAACATCCTTGGTGACTGGTCAGTTCTTCCTGACCTTCCCCAAAAGGAAATCAATAGAGCAATCGAAGCTACTAAGGATAATAGTGATATGGTGCTCAATATCGCGCTCAATTACGGAGGCAGACAAGAGATATCACGTGCAGTAAAACTGATTTTAGAAGATCATTTAAGGGGTAATATAGATGTAGATGTCATAGGTGAGGATACCATCAGTCAGTATTTGTATACAAATGGTCAACCGGATCCTGATTTGATAATTAGACCTAGTGGAGAACTTAGATTGAGTAACTTCCTCACTTACCAATCGGCCTATTCAGAGTTCTGGTTTTCAGACATACTATGGCCTGATTTTGATAAGACGCAGCTTTATAGAGCAATCTTTGACTATCAGAAAAGGGATCGCAGATTTGGAGGTATTTGAGTGAAAGACTTGGGAATTAGGGTTGCTTCTGGAGCTATAGGCCTGGTGCTGCTTCTGTCGGTACTTTTTGCTGGCGGACCAGTTCTTGGTATCGGACTTCTTATAGTATCCACAATAGCACTAAAAGAATTTTATACGGCTCTTAAGAAGCTTGGCAGGAAGCCATTGGATTTGATAGGGTATGTTGCAGCGGTATTGCTCTTAGCCTCCTTCTATTATCAGCTTGAACTTGCTGATCTTATAGTCTCTGCTCTAACCCTGTTGTTATTATCAACGACAGTGCTTTCCAAGAGACATGATATCCTTGATGCTGCAATAACGTTGACAGGAGTTATCTACATACCATTCCTTCTATATCACATATTACTGATGGATGGAAAACCGATCATGCTGGTTGTTTTTCTAATTGCATTCGGGACAGATACTTTTGCCTACATCATCGGAAGTAAGTTTGGGAAAAAGAGACTATGCCCGGAGATTAGCCCAAAAAAATCAGTTGAAGGTGCTATTGGAGGAATAGTGGGAAGTATCCTTGTAACCATGTCATACGGTGCATTTTATGAAATTGGTCCGTTGTGGAGCATTGGAATTCTATCACTGATCGGATCAGTTCTATCACAGTTGGGGGACCTGACTGCATCCAGAATAAAGAGAATAACAGGAGTCAAGGATTTCGGAAGCATTATGCCCGGTCATGGCGGTATGCTGGACAGGTTTGACAGTGTTATTTTTACTGCTCCCTTGGTGTTTTATTACATGCAATATTTTTTAAGATGAGAGATGAGGTGTTTTTAAAATGATCACAGCTTTCGCTGCGATATTTGTGTTTTTATTGGTTATACTTCTACATGAGCTTGGACATTTTTCTGTGGCAAAACTGGTTGGCATCAAGGTCAATGAGTTTGCGATAGGAATGGGACCAAAGATTTTTCAAAGGCAAAATGGCGAAACCAAATACACCCTAAGGGCGCTCCCTATTGGAGGCTTTGTAAGAATGGAGGGTGAGGAAGAAAACTCTGATGACCCGAGAAGCTTTGGTAAGGCATCAGTCATGTCGAGAATAGCAACAATAGCCGCTGGTGCAACTATGAATTTTGTACTTGCAATAATAGTTCTTTCCATTGTTGCTTTCAACGTTGGAGTCCCGACGACCACATTATCAGGTACAATAGATGGTAGTCCCGCACAGGAATCTGGCATCCAGGCAGGAGATAAAATTTTGGCAATCAACGAAATTGAAATCAAAGAGTGGCAGGATATTATAGATGCCATAAATTACTATGGTATTGGCAGCGAGCTATCAGTCAAAGTTGAAAGATATGGTTCTTTTGAAACGATCCAGGTTATGCCAGTTGAGGATGAGGGTAGAGTAGTTATCGGTATAACCCCGGAATATAAGCAAAGCATTGGATCTGCTGTTAAGGCTGGATTTCAGGATACTTGGTACTTCATCAAGCTTATGTTCCAATTCCTTGGCATGCTATTCCAGGGAGAGGTATCCACAAATGATTTGGCAGGGCCTATTGGTGTGATTAACGAGGTTGGAAATGCAGCTAAAATGGGGTTCACAAATCTATTATATATACTTGGATTTATTAGTGTGAACCTGGGCTTTTTCAATCTTTTACCGATACCTGCACTGGATGGCAGCAAAATAGTATTTCTGTTGATTGAGCTTGTGAGAGGCAAGCCCATAGATCCTGAGAAAGAGGGTTTTATTCATCTAGTCGGATTTGTATTTCTTATATCTCTGATGTTGATAGTAACCTATAAGGATCTCTTAAGGATAAATATATTTTAAGGTGGATTAAGATGGAAAGGCAAAATACCAGAGTTATTAAAGTTGGAAGTGTGATGATTGGAGGAAATAATCCTGTCAGTATTCAATCTATGGCAAATACTCCTACTTCAGATACAAATGCAACTATCGAGCAAATCAGGAAGTTGGAACTGGCAGGGTGCGATATAGTTAGAGTTGCAGTATCCTCTAAGGATGATGCTGAATCAGTAAAGAAAATTAAGTCTTCAACAAAAATCCCTTTGATTGCTGATATCCAGTTTGACTATAAACTGGCATTAATGGCCATATCTTCAGGTATTGATGGGCTCAGGATCAATCCAGGAAACATCGGTAGTGAATCACGGGTAAGAGAGGTTGTCAAAGCCTGCAAATCTGAAGGCTTATCAATTAGGATAGGAGTAAACTCAGGCTCCATAAGCAAAGCTACATTGGACAAATACAATGGAGTTAACGAAAAATCAATGGTTGAAAGTGCGATAGAGCAGATAAAGCTTTTAGAATCAATGGATTTTCAGGATATAAAGATCTCCCTTAAGGCAAGCTCAGTACCTTTGACAATCAAATCCTATTTAAGGATGTCTGAACTCTGCGATTACCCACTTCATTTGGGTATTACCGAGGCTGGAACTCCCTGGCGAGGGACAATAAAATCCTCCGTTGGTATAGGTGCGCTCTTAGCAATGGGAGTAGGCGACACAATAAGGGTTTCTTTAACGGGTGATCCTGTGGAAGAAGTAAGAGTAGGAAAAGAAATATTGAAATCACTCGGATTATTGAGTGATGGCTTGGAACTGATCTCATGTCCAACATGCAGCAGGACACATATTGATCTTATAAGCATAGCTGAGGAAGCTGAAAGGCGTCTTGAAGCCTACAAAAATCCTATCAAGGTAGCAATAATGGGTTGCGCTGTCAATGGCCCTGGAGAAGCACGTGAGGCGGATATAGGAATCGCCGGAGGCAATGGAGAAGGCCTCATATTCAAGAATGGTAAAATTATTAGAAAAGTCCCTGAAAAGGATCTTCTGGAGGAATTGATAAAGGAGATAGAGCTAATATAGATATCCAAAGGAGCGTTACGGATGACAGAAATTAAGACCAGTTTAAGAGAATTGCTTCCAGACAGTGACCTTGAAGAATCAATAAAATCCAATGTCAAAATTATACGTGTAGAGATAGATCGTGAAGAGCTTACAATGAAGCTTTATCTGGAGAACAGTCTTACACTCAGTTCAAATGACAAGGATAAAATACTAAAACAATTCAGTGAAAAGTTTCACAACTTCAAAGTGTCTATAGAATACAAAGAATCCGGATTAGCAAACACTGAGGATGCATTGTTGGAGCTTGTTAAAAATAAAATAAGAAAACATATACCCTCCAGCTTATCATGGCTGGGGGATATTGCTTTGATTGCTGAAGGTGATTACATAATTCAGTTGCCTCATTATCTTGCTTATCAGTCTGTAACCAGGAATGGGCTCAAAGTAGAGTTATCAGAGATTATTCGGAAAGAAAGGGATAAAGGTCTTCAGTTCAGATATGGTGAATTGGAAGCTTCAGATGAATATCTTCTGGAGAAAGAGCTTGAGGAAAGAAAGATTCTTAAGGAAATAATAGCGAAGGTTCCTGAGCAAAAAAAGAAAGGTGCACCGAAAAGCTTCTCTATTGGTAAGAAAATCAGGAAAGAGATCATAGACATAATTGATATTAACCTTCAAACCGGAAACGCAGCAATACAGGGAACTGTGTTCCAGTCAGAGCTGAAGAGGATAAAGGATAACAGAGCTATTGGCATAATTTATGTATCGGATGGAACAAATTCGATCCCTGTAAAGCTTTTTTTGAACGAGGATCAGGTCGAGGCATTTGAAGCGACTGTAAAGCCAGGTACTGACCTTGTGATCGACGGTGACGTGGTATACGACAGTTATTCAAAAGAAACTGTCATTATGGCAAAATCTATGGAAATTAAAGAAAGGGAAAGCATTAAGGACAAAGCTCAGAAGAAAAGGGTAGAGCTTCACCTTCATACGAATATGAGTTCAATGGACGGGATCACTCCAGTCAAGTCTCTCATCAAGAGGGCAATTGAATGGGGCCATACAGCTATTGCGATAACTGACCACGGTGTCGTGCAGGCATTTCCCGATGCCATGGAAATGGATAAGGATATCAAGATAATTTATGGTGTAGAAGCTTATCTAATAAATGACAGAAATGATATAGTTACAGGATGGACTAAAGATATTCCTCTCGATGACATAGTAGTATTTGACATTGAAACAACCGGATTATCTGCTAGAAATGATAGGATAACAGAAATAGGTGCCGTCAGACTGAAAAGAGGTGAGGTGGTTGGAACCTTCAGTCAGCTTATTGATCCTGAAGTGTTAATACCTGAAAACATAGTCAAGCTAACTGGAATCGACAACAATATGGTAGCAGGACAGCCTAAAATTGCAGAAGTACTTCCTAAATTCTTGGAATTTGTTGGAGACAGTATTCTTTCAGCTCATAATGCTTCTTTTGATGTAGGATTCATCAGGGAGAGCCTGGGAATTATTGGATTGGATGTAAAAAATCCAGTTCTCGATACCCTGCAGCTGGCAAGGATTGTTTTCCCTGGTTTAAAGAACCATAAGCTGAATACAGTAGCGAAACATCTTAAGGTAGAGCTGTTGAACCATCACAGAGCAGTAGATGATGCAAAAGCAACTGCAGATATATTGGCATATATTTTAAAATTGCTTGATGAAAAGGATATCAATACAATATCCGCATTAAATGAAATGGCATATAGATCAGATTTTTCAAAAGGAGATATGTACCATGCCGTAATTCTTGCCAAAAACCAAGGAGGTCTCAAGGAGCTTTACAAACTCATTACTGCCTCCCACATAGACCATTTTCATCGAAAACCGAGGATGCCAAAGTCTTTAGTCGAAAAACATAGAAAAGACCTATTGATTGGCAGCGCCTGCGAAGCTGGTGAACTTTATCAGGCTATTCTCTCCAGAAAATCTGAGAATGAAATTAATGAAATTGCTGATTTTTACGACTATCTGGAGGTACAGCCTATAGGGAATAATTCTCACCTTATAAGAGAGGGAGTAATAAGTCAGGATCAGGAGCTCAAGGATATCATTAAAAAGATTTATGAAATAGGAAGGAAGCGTAACAAACTTGTGGTAGCCACAGGAGATGTTCATTTTCTTGATCCCGAGGATGAGGTATACAGGAGAATTCTGATGTCTGGTCAGAAGTTTCAGGATGCTGATTTTCAGGCACCACTTTATCTTAAAACAACACATCAAATGCTTGAGGAATTTGAATTCCTTGGAAAAGAGGTCGCTTATGAGTTAGTCGTTGATAATCCCAATATTATAAGTGACCTGGTTGAAACATGCAAACCAATACCAGACGGCACCTTTCCTCCCAGGATTGATGGAGCGGATGAGGAGCTTAAAACAATAACCTACACCAAAGCAATGGAAGTTTATGGCAGCCCTATCCCCAAAATTGTAAAGGATCGACTTGACAGAGAATTGGAGTCTATTATAAAAAACGGTTATGCAGTAATGTATATAATAGCCCAAAAGCTGGTTTGGAAATCGCTTGAAGATGGATATCTTGTTGGATCAAGAGGATCCGTTGGTTCTTCATTCGCTGCGACTATGAGTGGCATTACTGAAGTTAATCCACTACCTCCACATTATATATGCCCTTGCTGCAAAAACTCAGAGTTTGAAGTAGACG
This region includes:
- a CDS encoding phosphatidate cytidylyltransferase, encoding MKDLGIRVASGAIGLVLLLSVLFAGGPVLGIGLLIVSTIALKEFYTALKKLGRKPLDLIGYVAAVLLLASFYYQLELADLIVSALTLLLLSTTVLSKRHDILDAAITLTGVIYIPFLLYHILLMDGKPIMLVVFLIAFGTDTFAYIIGSKFGKKRLCPEISPKKSVEGAIGGIVGSILVTMSYGAFYEIGPLWSIGILSLIGSVLSQLGDLTASRIKRITGVKDFGSIMPGHGGMLDRFDSVIFTAPLVFYYMQYFLR
- the rseP gene encoding RIP metalloprotease RseP; this encodes MITAFAAIFVFLLVILLHELGHFSVAKLVGIKVNEFAIGMGPKIFQRQNGETKYTLRALPIGGFVRMEGEEENSDDPRSFGKASVMSRIATIAAGATMNFVLAIIVLSIVAFNVGVPTTTLSGTIDGSPAQESGIQAGDKILAINEIEIKEWQDIIDAINYYGIGSELSVKVERYGSFETIQVMPVEDEGRVVIGITPEYKQSIGSAVKAGFQDTWYFIKLMFQFLGMLFQGEVSTNDLAGPIGVINEVGNAAKMGFTNLLYILGFISVNLGFFNLLPIPALDGSKIVFLLIELVRGKPIDPEKEGFIHLVGFVFLISLMLIVTYKDLLRINIF
- the ispG gene encoding flavodoxin-dependent (E)-4-hydroxy-3-methylbut-2-enyl-diphosphate synthase, coding for MERQNTRVIKVGSVMIGGNNPVSIQSMANTPTSDTNATIEQIRKLELAGCDIVRVAVSSKDDAESVKKIKSSTKIPLIADIQFDYKLALMAISSGIDGLRINPGNIGSESRVREVVKACKSEGLSIRIGVNSGSISKATLDKYNGVNEKSMVESAIEQIKLLESMDFQDIKISLKASSVPLTIKSYLRMSELCDYPLHLGITEAGTPWRGTIKSSVGIGALLAMGVGDTIRVSLTGDPVEEVRVGKEILKSLGLLSDGLELISCPTCSRTHIDLISIAEEAERRLEAYKNPIKVAIMGCAVNGPGEAREADIGIAGGNGEGLIFKNGKIIRKVPEKDLLEELIKEIELI
- a CDS encoding PolC-type DNA polymerase III; translation: MTEIKTSLRELLPDSDLEESIKSNVKIIRVEIDREELTMKLYLENSLTLSSNDKDKILKQFSEKFHNFKVSIEYKESGLANTEDALLELVKNKIRKHIPSSLSWLGDIALIAEGDYIIQLPHYLAYQSVTRNGLKVELSEIIRKERDKGLQFRYGELEASDEYLLEKELEERKILKEIIAKVPEQKKKGAPKSFSIGKKIRKEIIDIIDINLQTGNAAIQGTVFQSELKRIKDNRAIGIIYVSDGTNSIPVKLFLNEDQVEAFEATVKPGTDLVIDGDVVYDSYSKETVIMAKSMEIKERESIKDKAQKKRVELHLHTNMSSMDGITPVKSLIKRAIEWGHTAIAITDHGVVQAFPDAMEMDKDIKIIYGVEAYLINDRNDIVTGWTKDIPLDDIVVFDIETTGLSARNDRITEIGAVRLKRGEVVGTFSQLIDPEVLIPENIVKLTGIDNNMVAGQPKIAEVLPKFLEFVGDSILSAHNASFDVGFIRESLGIIGLDVKNPVLDTLQLARIVFPGLKNHKLNTVAKHLKVELLNHHRAVDDAKATADILAYILKLLDEKDINTISALNEMAYRSDFSKGDMYHAVILAKNQGGLKELYKLITASHIDHFHRKPRMPKSLVEKHRKDLLIGSACEAGELYQAILSRKSENEINEIADFYDYLEVQPIGNNSHLIREGVISQDQELKDIIKKIYEIGRKRNKLVVATGDVHFLDPEDEVYRRILMSGQKFQDADFQAPLYLKTTHQMLEEFEFLGKEVAYELVVDNPNIISDLVETCKPIPDGTFPPRIDGADEELKTITYTKAMEVYGSPIPKIVKDRLDRELESIIKNGYAVMYIIAQKLVWKSLEDGYLVGSRGSVGSSFAATMSGITEVNPLPPHYICPCCKNSEFEVDESAASGFDLPDAKCPICGCEYIKDGQDIPFEVFMGFEGDKEPDIDLNFAGEYQSKAHKYTEELFGEGKVFRAGTIGTIADKTAYGFVKKYFEERNIPVNQAEVNRLLKGCTGIKRTSGQHPGGVMIVPDYKDIHDFTPVQYPADDKGSGVVTTHFDYHAISGRILKLDILGHDVPSIIRMLEDITGVNPVNIPLDDRETMSLFTCTDALGAGPDQINCPVGTLGIPEFGTKFVRQMLIETKPSTFAELVRISGLSHGTDVWINNAQDLVKNGVAPLSRVISTREDIMLSLISAGMEKKQAFFIMEKIRKGKGLTAEDEKSMRDLGIPDWYIDSCNRIKYMFPKAHAAAYVTMSFRIAYFKVHYPEAFYATYFTTKAADFDADLITKGESAVRSRIIELEQKGNAATSKEKNQLTVLEVAIEMFARGFAFEKVDLYKSHSDKFLLGESGIIPPLKALEGVGENAARKLVEERELSPFISIQDLIQRGKATRPVIDALQNHGCLDSLPQDNQISLFNI